A window of Candidatus Purcelliella pentastirinorum contains these coding sequences:
- a CDS encoding CTP synthase, with amino-acid sequence MSTKYIFVTGGVVSSLGKGVASAALANILESRQLEITVMKLDPYINIDSGTISPIQHGEVFVTEDGAETDLDLGHYERFIQSKMTYRNNYTTGRIYNEVICKERKGDYLGSTIQVIPHITDMIKEKIIACGYGYDVLIVEVGGTVGDIESLPFLEAIRQMGIDFTRRNTMYIHLTFVPYIKTAGEIKTKPTQHSVKELLSTGIQPDVLICRSDDLISSSSLNKIVLFCNVNNNAVISLINLNSIYKIPKLFNKQKLDSYVCKHLNMIVPKANLSVWDEVVYKEENTIYYVTIGMIGKYVKFPDAYKSVLEAIKHSGLYNRTLVDVKLINSKDLENGDCTLLNNLHGILIPGGFGCKGIDGKLFATKYARENNIPFFGICLGIQIVFIEYVRNVLGISEADSVEFNPTCKYPIISLINKCSNNKYEFINNSNLGGTMRLGNKKCLLSSNSLARNLYSSDIILERHRHRYAINKFLLKDIINTELFISGISLTNKLIEIVEIVTHPWFLACQFHPEFNSTPLLAHPLFIGFINAANKHKNNN; translated from the coding sequence ATGTCAACAAAATATATATTTGTAACTGGAGGTGTTGTATCATCTTTAGGTAAGGGTGTAGCTTCTGCTGCTCTTGCAAACATTTTGGAATCTAGACAATTAGAAATAACGGTTATGAAATTAGATCCTTATATAAATATTGATTCTGGAACTATCAGTCCTATTCAACATGGAGAAGTTTTTGTTACAGAAGATGGAGCTGAAACTGATTTAGATTTAGGACATTATGAAAGATTTATTCAAAGTAAAATGACATATCGTAATAATTATACAACAGGTCGTATTTATAATGAAGTTATATGTAAAGAAAGAAAAGGAGACTATTTAGGATCTACTATTCAAGTTATACCTCATATTACAGATATGATTAAAGAAAAAATTATTGCATGTGGTTATGGTTATGATGTTTTAATTGTAGAGGTTGGTGGTACTGTTGGAGACATAGAATCATTACCGTTTTTAGAAGCTATTCGTCAAATGGGTATTGATTTTACTCGTAGAAATACAATGTATATACATTTAACATTTGTGCCATATATTAAAACTGCGGGAGAAATAAAAACAAAACCTACTCAGCATTCTGTGAAAGAATTATTATCTACAGGTATTCAACCTGATGTATTAATTTGTAGATCTGATGATTTAATTTCTTCTAGTAGTTTAAATAAAATTGTATTATTTTGTAATGTTAATAACAATGCCGTTATATCACTAATAAATCTTAATTCTATTTATAAGATACCAAAATTATTTAATAAGCAAAAATTAGATAGTTATGTTTGTAAACATTTGAATATGATTGTACCTAAAGCGAATTTATCTGTATGGGATGAAGTTGTTTATAAAGAGGAAAATACAATTTACTATGTTACCATTGGAATGATTGGTAAATATGTAAAATTTCCTGATGCATATAAGTCTGTTTTAGAAGCTATTAAACATAGTGGTTTATATAATCGTACTTTAGTAGATGTTAAGTTGATTAATTCTAAAGATTTAGAAAATGGTGATTGTACATTATTAAATAATTTACATGGTATTTTAATTCCTGGGGGTTTTGGTTGTAAAGGTATCGATGGTAAGTTATTTGCTACTAAATATGCACGTGAAAATAACATACCTTTTTTTGGTATTTGTTTAGGTATACAAATTGTTTTTATTGAATATGTTCGTAACGTATTAGGTATTTCTGAAGCTGATTCAGTAGAGTTTAACCCTACGTGTAAATATCCAATAATTTCATTAATTAATAAGTGTAGTAATAATAAGTATGAATTTATAAATAATAGTAATTTAGGTGGAACAATGAGGTTAGGTAATAAGAAATGTTTATTAAGTAGTAATAGTTTGGCAAGAAATTTGTATTCTTCTGATATTATTTTAGAACGACATAGACATCGTTATGCTATAAATAAATTTTTATTAAAGGATATTATTAATACTGAACTTTTTATTTCTGGTATTTCTTTAACTAATAAATTAATTGAAATAGTTGAAATTGTAACACATCCTTGGTTTTTGGCTTGTCAATTTCACCCAGAATTTAATTCTACTCCATTACTTGCTCATCCATTATTCATAGGTTTTATCAATGCAGCAAATAAACATAAAAATAATAATTAA
- the fbaA gene encoding class II fructose-bisphosphate aldolase gives MTKILDILNPGVLNSHDMKKIFSIAKEKKFAIPAINCIGIDSINAVLETANNIKSPVIIQLSYRGAKFIAGNCKKSKKKHHLAVIGAISAAKHVHLMAKEYGIPVILHTDHCNKELLPWIDKLLIAGQIYYKKKGIPLFSAHMIDLSNERLKKNIKISKKYLTIMKKIDMILEIELGCTGGEEDGIDNRQIKKTNLYTKPENVNYAYKNLISISPNFIIAASFGNVHGVYKPGNVKLLPKILKKSQEYISKKHNLSYNYLDFVFHGGSGSTLEEIKESINYGIVKINIDTDIQWATWLGVLKYYKKYKKYLQTQIGNPIDINKPNKIYYDPRSWIRASQLSILKNLKKFFKKCNAINIL, from the coding sequence ATGACTAAAATTTTAGATATATTAAATCCTGGTGTTTTAAATAGCCATGATATGAAAAAAATATTTAGTATAGCAAAAGAAAAAAAATTTGCTATACCAGCTATAAATTGTATAGGAATAGATTCAATAAATGCAGTACTTGAAACAGCAAATAATATTAAATCCCCTGTAATTATTCAATTATCTTATAGAGGAGCAAAATTTATTGCTGGAAATTGCAAAAAATCAAAAAAAAAACATCACTTAGCCGTTATAGGAGCAATTTCTGCAGCTAAACATGTACATTTAATGGCAAAAGAATATGGAATACCAGTTATATTACACACTGATCATTGTAACAAAGAACTTTTACCATGGATCGATAAATTATTAATAGCAGGACAAATATACTATAAAAAGAAAGGAATACCATTATTTTCTGCACATATGATTGATTTATCTAATGAAAGATTAAAAAAAAATATTAAAATTTCTAAAAAATATTTAACAATTATGAAAAAAATAGATATGATACTAGAAATAGAATTGGGATGTACAGGTGGTGAAGAAGATGGTATAGATAATAGACAAATAAAAAAAACCAATTTATATACAAAACCTGAAAATGTAAATTATGCATATAAAAATTTAATATCTATAAGTCCGAATTTTATAATTGCAGCTTCATTTGGTAATGTACATGGAGTATATAAACCAGGTAATGTAAAATTGTTACCTAAAATCTTAAAAAAATCACAAGAATATATAAGTAAAAAACATAATTTATCATATAACTATTTAGATTTTGTTTTCCATGGAGGCTCAGGATCGACTTTAGAAGAAATAAAAGAATCTATAAATTATGGAATAGTAAAAATTAACATAGATACTGATATACAATGGGCTACTTGGCTAGGTGTTTTAAAATATTATAAAAAATATAAAAAATATCTACAAACACAAATTGGTAATCCGATTGATATAAATAAACCTAATAAAATATATTATGATCCAAGATCTTGGATACGAGCATCACAACTATCTATTTTGAAAAATTTAAAAAAATTTTTCAAAAAATGTAATGCAATTAATATATTATAA
- the tkt gene encoding transketolase, with product MISRKELANAIRILTIDAIYNAQSGHPGAPMGMADIAEVLWRDYLNHNPNNPKWINRDRFVLSNGHASMLIYSILHLTGYNLSIKDLKLFRTINSKTPGHPEIEKNIGIETTTGPLGQGLANGIGFAISEKILSNKFNKKNFNIIDHYTYIFVGDGCMMEGISHEVCSLAGKLKLNKLIVFYDDNGISIDGQTKNYFIEDITQRFKAYKWNVISNIDGHDAKKIKKSIKEAKKESEKPSLIICKTIIGYGSPNKSGTNKIHGSPLNKEEILLTRKKLKWKYEPFFIPQIIYKLWNAKKEGKNKENKWNKKFKSYKKIYPNLYQELKRRIKGNLPVNWKKNMKNIFIDLQKNKKNISTRKASQNIIKNINKILPEYLGGSADLSESNLTTSSNTKDINTNNNGNYIYYGVREFGMTAIANGISIYGGFIPSTATFLTFFDYAKNAVRMAALMNIRQILIYTHDSIGVGEDGPTHQPVEQIANIRSIPNINLWRPCDQIETFFAWKYAIENKNSPTALILSRQNTIYQKRNKNTLNKIKRGGYIIKDNSTENKPQLIIIATGSEVQLAIKAYDKLISYGYKIRIISMPSTNIFDKQNKEYKESILPSKIKKRIAIEASYSDYWFKYIGLDGIIIGMKTFGKSGKNEDLFKNFGFTINNIIKKAKLIL from the coding sequence ATGATATCACGTAAAGAATTAGCGAATGCCATCAGAATACTAACCATAGATGCAATCTATAATGCTCAATCAGGTCATCCAGGAGCACCTATGGGAATGGCAGATATTGCAGAAGTATTATGGAGAGATTATTTAAATCACAATCCTAACAATCCTAAATGGATAAACAGAGATAGATTCGTTTTATCTAACGGCCATGCATCAATGTTAATTTATAGTATCTTACATTTAACAGGATACAATTTATCCATAAAAGATTTAAAATTATTTAGAACTATTAATTCTAAAACTCCTGGACATCCTGAAATTGAAAAAAATATAGGTATAGAAACTACTACAGGACCATTAGGACAAGGACTAGCAAATGGTATCGGTTTTGCAATTTCTGAAAAAATATTAAGTAATAAATTTAACAAAAAAAATTTTAATATAATAGATCACTATACATATATATTTGTTGGAGATGGGTGCATGATGGAAGGAATTTCACATGAAGTATGTTCCTTAGCAGGTAAATTAAAATTAAATAAATTAATAGTTTTTTATGATGATAATGGTATATCAATTGATGGACAAACAAAAAATTATTTTATTGAAGATATAACTCAAAGATTTAAAGCATATAAATGGAATGTTATTTCTAATATAGATGGACATGATGCAAAAAAAATAAAAAAATCTATTAAAGAAGCAAAAAAAGAATCTGAAAAACCATCACTTATTATATGCAAAACAATAATAGGTTATGGTTCACCAAACAAATCCGGAACAAATAAAATACACGGCTCACCTTTAAATAAAGAAGAAATATTATTGACAAGAAAAAAACTAAAATGGAAATATGAACCATTTTTTATCCCACAAATAATATACAAATTATGGAATGCAAAAAAAGAAGGAAAAAATAAGGAAAATAAATGGAATAAAAAATTTAAATCTTATAAAAAAATATATCCAAATTTATATCAAGAATTAAAAAGAAGAATAAAAGGAAATTTACCTGTAAATTGGAAAAAAAATATGAAAAATATTTTTATTGATTTACAAAAAAATAAAAAAAATATTTCTACTAGAAAAGCATCACAAAATATAATCAAAAATATTAATAAAATATTACCTGAATATTTAGGGGGATCAGCTGACTTATCAGAAAGTAACTTGACAACAAGTTCAAATACAAAAGATATAAATACTAATAATAATGGAAATTATATTTATTATGGTGTAAGAGAGTTTGGTATGACAGCGATAGCGAATGGAATATCAATTTATGGTGGATTTATACCATCAACAGCTACTTTTTTAACATTTTTTGATTATGCAAAAAATGCTGTTAGAATGGCAGCTTTAATGAATATCAGACAAATATTAATTTATACACATGATTCTATAGGTGTTGGAGAAGATGGACCAACACATCAACCAGTAGAACAAATAGCAAATATTAGAAGTATACCCAATATAAATCTTTGGAGACCATGTGATCAAATAGAAACATTTTTTGCATGGAAATATGCAATTGAAAATAAAAATTCTCCAACAGCTTTAATTCTATCAAGACAAAATACAATATATCAAAAAAGAAATAAAAATACATTAAATAAAATAAAAAGAGGTGGATATATAATAAAAGATAATTCAACTGAAAACAAACCACAATTAATTATAATTGCAACAGGTTCAGAAGTGCAATTAGCTATAAAAGCATATGATAAATTAATATCCTATGGATATAAAATTAGAATTATATCTATGCCATCTACAAATATATTCGATAAACAAAACAAAGAATATAAAGAATCAATACTACCTTCAAAAATTAAAAAAAGAATAGCAATAGAAGCAAGTTATTCGGATTATTGGTTTAAATATATTGGACTTGATGGTATAATTATAGGAATGAAAACATTTGGTAAATCTGGGAAAAATGAAGATCTATTCAAAAATTTTGGTTTTACTATAAATAATATTATAAAAAAAGCAAAATTAATATTATAA
- the eno gene encoding phosphopyruvate hydratase, whose translation MFKIIKVFSREILDSRGNPTVESEVHLSGGFVGLSSVPSGSSTGIKEALELRDLDYERFLGKGVMKAVDNVNNIISNKIIGEDARDQGNIDKIMIDLDGTENKSNLGANAILSVSLAVAKAASLSKNIPLYEYIAEINDTKNKFSIPLPMMNIINGGMHSDNNIDIQEFMIQPILAKNIKESLQICHRIFYFLGDILKSRGINTNVGDEGGYAPNLSSNEECLFIIKQAIINAGYEFGKDIVLALDCAASELYDEKNKIYKLKGENKIFSSKEFTSYLDKLIQEYSISSIEDGQSELDLDGYLYQTHILGRRVQLVGDDLFATNKKYLKIGINKGIANSILIKLNQIGTLTETLSVIKIAKIKGYTTIISHRSGETEDAFISDLAVGTSAGQIKTGSITRSDRVAKYNQLIRIEEHLGDKAIFNGISEIKTF comes from the coding sequence ATGTTTAAAATTATCAAAGTTTTTAGTAGAGAAATATTAGACTCAAGAGGTAATCCTACAGTAGAATCAGAAGTTCATTTATCAGGTGGTTTTGTTGGATTATCATCTGTACCTTCTGGATCTTCTACTGGTATCAAAGAAGCATTAGAATTACGTGATCTTGATTATGAAAGATTTTTAGGTAAAGGTGTTATGAAAGCGGTTGATAACGTTAATAATATTATATCTAATAAAATTATTGGAGAAGATGCTAGAGATCAGGGTAATATTGATAAAATAATGATTGATTTAGATGGGACAGAAAATAAATCTAATTTAGGAGCCAATGCTATTTTATCTGTATCTTTAGCTGTAGCTAAGGCTGCTTCTTTATCTAAAAATATTCCATTATATGAATATATTGCTGAAATTAATGATACAAAAAATAAGTTTTCTATACCGTTACCTATGATGAATATTATTAATGGTGGTATGCATTCTGATAATAATATTGATATTCAAGAATTTATGATTCAACCTATTCTTGCTAAAAATATTAAAGAATCTTTACAAATTTGTCATAGAATTTTTTATTTTTTAGGAGATATTTTAAAATCTAGAGGTATAAATACAAATGTTGGTGATGAAGGAGGATATGCTCCTAATTTATCTTCTAATGAAGAATGTTTATTTATAATAAAACAAGCGATAATAAATGCTGGATATGAATTTGGTAAAGATATTGTTTTAGCTTTAGATTGTGCGGCTTCTGAGTTATATGATGAAAAAAATAAAATTTATAAATTAAAAGGTGAGAATAAAATTTTTTCATCTAAGGAATTCACATCTTATTTAGATAAATTGATACAAGAATATTCTATATCTTCAATTGAAGATGGTCAGTCTGAATTAGATTTAGATGGATATTTGTATCAAACTCATATTCTAGGTAGACGTGTTCAATTAGTTGGTGATGATTTATTTGCCACAAATAAGAAATATTTAAAAATTGGAATAAATAAGGGTATCGCTAATTCAATTTTAATTAAATTGAATCAAATTGGTACTTTGACTGAAACTTTATCTGTTATTAAAATAGCAAAAATTAAGGGTTATACCACAATTATCTCACATCGTTCTGGAGAAACTGAAGATGCTTTTATTTCAGACTTGGCTGTTGGTACTTCGGCAGGACAAATAAAAACTGGTTCTATAACTAGATCTGATCGTGTTGCAAAATATAATCAATTAATTCGTATAGAGGAACATCTTGGAGATAAAGCAATATTTAATGGTATTAGTGAAATAAAGACATTTTAA
- a CDS encoding phosphoglycerate kinase, which translates to MSIIKMTDLNLKDKKILIRADLNIPMKEKNIISDEKIKAFIPTINIALKKEAKIIITSHLGRPIEGKYNNELSLKPIVYYLQKIFKNKKIILIKNYLEKIKIKIKENELIILENVRFNIGEKKDDEKLAKKYASLCDIFVMDAFASIHRCHASTYGISKFAKISCAGPLLLKELNSLNKALKKPKRPMIAIVGGSKVSTKFNVLNSLAKIADSVIVGGGIANTFIAIDNKIGKSLYEPEFIETAKHLKEKYSFIIPTDCYVGTEFSETAISTYKKINEILDEEEIMDIGDKTINKIKRLINKANTILWNGPVGVFEFKNFRKGTKEIAYSIAKNKAFSIAGGGDTLSAINIFNIKEKISYISTGGGAFLELIEGKELPVISILKNKQNNLKKILL; encoded by the coding sequence ATGTCTATAATAAAAATGACCGATTTAAACCTTAAAGATAAAAAAATATTAATACGTGCCGATTTAAATATTCCAATGAAAGAAAAAAATATTATTTCAGATGAAAAAATTAAAGCATTTATCCCTACAATTAATATAGCTCTTAAAAAAGAAGCAAAAATAATAATTACATCACATTTAGGAAGACCAATAGAGGGTAAATACAATAATGAATTATCATTAAAACCAATAGTGTATTATTTACAAAAAATATTTAAAAATAAAAAAATAATTCTAATAAAGAATTATTTAGAAAAAATAAAAATAAAAATAAAAGAAAATGAATTAATAATATTAGAAAATGTAAGATTTAATATAGGTGAGAAAAAAGATGACGAAAAATTAGCAAAAAAATATGCATCATTATGTGATATATTTGTTATGGATGCATTTGCAAGCATACATCGTTGTCATGCATCCACTTATGGTATCAGTAAATTTGCTAAAATATCATGTGCAGGACCATTATTATTAAAAGAATTAAATTCTTTAAACAAAGCACTTAAAAAACCTAAAAGACCTATGATAGCTATTGTAGGAGGATCAAAAGTATCAACCAAATTTAATGTACTAAATTCACTTGCAAAAATAGCAGATAGTGTAATCGTAGGTGGAGGAATAGCTAATACCTTTATAGCAATAGATAACAAAATAGGAAAATCTTTATATGAACCTGAATTTATAGAAACAGCAAAACATTTAAAAGAAAAATATTCATTTATAATACCTACAGATTGTTATGTAGGTACTGAATTTTCAGAAACTGCAATATCAACATATAAAAAAATTAATGAAATTTTAGATGAAGAAGAAATAATGGATATAGGTGACAAAACTATAAATAAAATAAAAAGATTAATAAATAAAGCTAATACAATATTATGGAATGGTCCAGTTGGAGTCTTTGAATTTAAAAACTTCAGAAAAGGAACAAAAGAAATAGCTTATAGTATAGCAAAAAACAAAGCATTTTCTATAGCAGGAGGAGGAGATACCTTATCAGCAATAAATATATTTAATATAAAAGAAAAAATTTCTTATATCTCTACAGGAGGAGGAGCATTTTTAGAACTAATAGAAGGAAAAGAATTACCTGTAATTTCAATTTTAAAAAATAAACAAAATAATTTAAAAAAAATACTATTATAA
- the recD gene encoding exodeoxyribonuclease V subunit alpha, whose product MLKNISNIIKLFLKNKIITENNLDFAKILLKKKEKLLILIIATLHAEMKQGSSCLPIENILKKIKKQVPKNKKKKITKINILKSLLKFNMVSIYSENNITPIIIFNNKIYLYKIWKMENKIAKFLNVNKKNNYINYKKLKININNLFNKIDKNLKIAAKLAITKKITFIMGGPGTGKTTLIKKIIILLIYNAKKKINIKLATPTGKSAAKLTEEINKKIINKKITIKNKKYIPKQAYTIHTLIGLDYYKNNIYYKKENKLNIDVLIIDESSMLDMQIISNIISAIPINTQIIFIGDKDQLDPIGIGNILSDIYTLKKNKQNKSYINNKKNFKKNYKFNTLCNNIHILKKNYRFKKNSDIAKMAKAINSNNIIKVKNLLNSNTKNIKLINVNKKNNYLILINKFIKIYKKILNMLQNKKPVINIINYLNKYQLLCALKKGNFGTKKINNDIKSILIEKKLINYKSKMNKWYIGQPIIITKNNYNLKIYNGNIGIILLDKNKKPNIFLKKKQKNIKKIPIEFIKHYKSAWSITVHKAQGSEFEKVSLILPNEHIPILNKKLIYTAITRAKKKIIIYTNKKTLYKSIKYYIKRNTGLTEQINRSYKKEKIIF is encoded by the coding sequence ATGCTAAAAAATATTTCAAATATAATAAAATTATTTTTAAAAAACAAAATAATTACAGAAAATAATCTAGATTTTGCAAAAATTCTCTTAAAAAAAAAAGAAAAATTACTTATTCTTATTATTGCAACATTACATGCTGAAATGAAACAAGGTAGTTCATGTTTGCCAATAGAAAACATATTAAAAAAAATAAAAAAACAAGTACCCAAAAATAAAAAAAAAAAAATAACAAAAATAAATATCTTAAAATCATTACTAAAATTTAATATGGTAAGTATCTATAGTGAAAATAACATAACTCCAATAATTATATTTAATAATAAAATATATTTATATAAAATATGGAAAATGGAAAATAAAATAGCTAAATTTTTAAATGTAAATAAAAAAAATAATTATATAAATTACAAAAAACTAAAAATTAATATAAATAATTTATTCAATAAAATAGATAAAAATCTAAAAATAGCTGCAAAACTTGCAATAACCAAAAAAATAACTTTTATAATGGGAGGACCAGGAACAGGAAAGACAACATTAATAAAAAAAATAATAATATTATTAATATACAATGCCAAAAAAAAAATTAATATAAAATTAGCCACTCCTACTGGAAAATCAGCTGCTAAATTAACTGAAGAAATAAACAAAAAAATAATAAACAAAAAAATAACAATAAAAAATAAAAAATATATTCCAAAACAGGCATATACGATACATACATTAATAGGTTTAGATTATTATAAAAATAATATTTATTATAAAAAAGAAAATAAATTAAATATAGATGTTTTAATAATTGATGAATCATCCATGCTAGATATGCAAATCATATCAAATATAATTTCAGCAATACCAATTAATACACAAATAATTTTTATAGGAGATAAAGATCAATTAGATCCTATAGGGATAGGTAATATATTGTCAGACATATATACATTAAAAAAAAATAAACAAAATAAATCATATATTAATAATAAAAAAAATTTTAAAAAAAATTATAAATTTAATACATTATGTAATAATATACATATTTTAAAAAAAAATTATCGTTTTAAAAAAAATTCTGACATAGCAAAAATGGCTAAAGCAATAAATTCAAATAATATAATTAAAGTAAAAAATTTATTAAATTCAAACACTAAAAATATAAAATTAATAAATGTCAATAAAAAAAATAATTACTTAATTTTAATAAATAAATTTATTAAAATTTACAAAAAAATTCTAAATATGTTACAAAATAAAAAACCTGTAATTAATATAATAAACTATTTAAATAAATATCAATTACTATGCGCACTAAAAAAAGGAAATTTCGGAACAAAAAAAATAAATAATGATATTAAATCAATTTTAATAGAAAAAAAATTAATAAATTATAAAAGTAAAATGAATAAATGGTACATAGGTCAACCTATAATAATAACAAAAAACAATTATAATTTAAAAATATACAATGGAAATATAGGAATAATTTTATTAGATAAAAATAAAAAACCTAATATATTTTTAAAAAAAAAACAAAAAAATATAAAAAAAATACCCATAGAATTTATAAAACATTACAAATCAGCATGGTCTATTACAGTACATAAAGCACAGGGATCAGAATTTGAAAAAGTAAGCTTAATATTACCAAATGAACATATACCAATATTAAATAAAAAACTAATATATACAGCAATTACAAGAGCAAAAAAAAAAATAATAATATATACGAATAAAAAAACTTTATATAAATCAATAAAATATTATATAAAAAGAAATACTGGTTTAACTGAACAAATAAATCGTTCATATAAAAAAGAAAAAATTATTTTTTAG